One genomic region from Haloprofundus salinisoli encodes:
- the pyk gene encoding pyruvate kinase, with the protein MRNAKIVCTLGPASDDRGTIRGLADAGMSVARLNASHGTTDHRATVVDRIQAVDEATEDPLAAMVDLQGPEVRTAPLDEPITLETGSEVHFFEGDTATPEKVGLSLPIDAAEPGDTILLDDGRIEATVERVVDDGVVARIDSGGELGGRKGVNVPGADLDIDLITDRDYEDIQLAADKDADFVAASFVRDASDVYAISDAIEEAGGDIPVIAKIERAGAVENLDGIIDAAYGVMVARGDLGVECPLEHVPMIQKRIISKCHADGVPVITATEMLDSMVHARRPTRAEASDVANAVLDGTDAVMLSGETAIGDHPVRVVETMDRIVRQIEASDEYEENQEQRVPTATDESRTEALARSARYLARDIGATAIVAASESGYTARKTAKFRPGVPVIATTPNDRVRRQLSLSWGVNAQYADYRESAEEVMEGGVNAALEAGVAESGDTLVVLSGMMTELEETNTTNMLKVHIAAEAITTGRSVVGGRVAGPVVRLTDGDLSEIPDGALVALDRTFDDELTGDVDRLGGIVDAREGMTGYPALVAREVDIPMISGASLPEDVDDGTLVTLDAERGIVYDGNVIRHEAKR; encoded by the coding sequence ATGAGAAACGCCAAAATCGTCTGTACGCTGGGTCCGGCGTCGGACGACCGAGGAACGATTCGGGGACTCGCCGACGCGGGTATGTCCGTCGCTCGACTGAACGCGAGTCACGGGACGACGGACCACCGGGCGACGGTCGTCGACCGCATCCAGGCCGTCGACGAAGCGACGGAGGACCCTCTGGCGGCGATGGTCGACCTCCAGGGTCCGGAGGTCCGCACCGCCCCGCTCGACGAACCGATCACGCTCGAAACCGGCTCCGAGGTCCACTTCTTCGAGGGCGACACCGCGACACCCGAGAAAGTCGGTCTCTCTCTGCCTATCGACGCCGCCGAGCCCGGTGACACCATCCTCTTGGACGACGGGCGCATCGAGGCGACGGTCGAACGCGTCGTCGACGACGGCGTCGTCGCCCGCATCGACTCGGGCGGCGAACTCGGCGGCCGGAAAGGGGTAAACGTGCCGGGCGCCGACCTCGACATCGACCTCATCACCGACCGCGACTACGAGGACATCCAGCTCGCCGCCGACAAGGACGCCGACTTCGTCGCCGCGAGCTTCGTCCGCGACGCCTCCGACGTGTACGCCATCAGCGACGCCATCGAGGAGGCCGGCGGCGACATCCCCGTCATCGCCAAAATCGAACGCGCGGGCGCGGTCGAGAACCTTGACGGCATCATCGACGCCGCCTACGGCGTGATGGTCGCCCGCGGCGACCTCGGCGTCGAATGTCCGCTCGAACACGTGCCGATGATACAGAAGCGCATCATCAGCAAGTGTCACGCCGACGGCGTCCCCGTCATCACCGCGACGGAGATGCTCGACTCGATGGTCCACGCGCGGCGACCGACCCGCGCGGAGGCATCGGACGTCGCCAACGCCGTCCTCGACGGCACCGACGCCGTGATGCTCTCCGGCGAGACGGCCATCGGCGACCACCCGGTTCGCGTCGTCGAGACGATGGACCGCATCGTTCGCCAGATAGAGGCCAGCGACGAGTACGAGGAGAACCAAGAGCAGCGCGTACCCACGGCGACCGACGAGTCGCGTACCGAGGCGCTCGCCCGGTCGGCGCGCTACCTCGCCCGCGACATCGGCGCGACGGCCATCGTCGCCGCCTCCGAGTCCGGCTACACCGCCCGCAAGACGGCGAAGTTCCGCCCCGGCGTGCCCGTCATCGCGACGACGCCGAACGACCGGGTCCGCCGCCAGCTATCGCTGTCGTGGGGCGTCAACGCGCAGTACGCCGACTACCGCGAGAGCGCCGAAGAGGTGATGGAAGGCGGCGTCAACGCCGCCCTCGAAGCGGGCGTCGCCGAGAGCGGTGACACGCTCGTCGTCCTCTCGGGGATGATGACAGAACTGGAGGAGACGAACACGACGAACATGCTGAAGGTCCACATCGCCGCCGAGGCTATCACGACCGGCCGCAGCGTCGTCGGCGGACGCGTCGCCGGACCGGTCGTCCGGTTGACCGACGGCGACCTCTCGGAGATTCCCGACGGCGCGTTGGTGGCGCTCGACAGGACGTTCGACGACGAACTCACCGGCGACGTCGACCGCCTCGGCGGCATCGTCGACGCCCGCGAGGGGATGACCGGCTACCCGGCGCTCGTCGCCCGCGAGGTGGACATTCCGATGATAAGCGGCGCGTCGCTGCCCGAGGACGTCGACGACGGCACGCTCGTCACGCTCGACGCCGAGCGCGGCATCGTCTACGACGGCAACGTCATCCGCCACGAGGCGAAACGGTAG
- a CDS encoding DUF7312 domain-containing protein, with the protein MRDSHTGGGDEGETDDGESEWRFGIDDVGEDADTSDGEDADASDGESETRDETRELPPLEPESPSLENSFFVLVGVLGTLVFIFSVL; encoded by the coding sequence ATGCGCGATTCTCACACCGGGGGAGGAGACGAGGGGGAGACGGACGACGGCGAATCCGAGTGGCGATTCGGTATCGACGACGTCGGCGAGGACGCCGATACGAGCGACGGAGAGGACGCCGATGCGAGCGACGGAGAGAGCGAGACGCGAGACGAGACGCGCGAACTGCCGCCGCTCGAACCGGAGTCGCCGTCGCTGGAGAACAGCTTCTTCGTGCTCGTCGGCGTCCTCGGGACGCTCGTGTTCATCTTCAGCGTACTGTAA
- a CDS encoding NfeD family protein, with amino-acid sequence MARPRLAHVLLQLDIGPDALPLLLVMAGLGLSIAEALAPGANFIIVGIALLAAGLVGLFLPALASPLLLGVLVLLFGALSFYVYREFDFYGGKGTAQTSDSDALKGKTGRVTERVTPSAGQIKIAGGGFNPYYAARSYHGEIPEGAEVMVVDPGGGNVVMVESFEAVEDEIDRELAKGRRERERAADEVIEREREHEEETERA; translated from the coding sequence ATGGCACGCCCGCGTCTCGCGCACGTACTGTTACAACTCGACATCGGTCCCGACGCCCTCCCGCTGTTGCTCGTGATGGCCGGTCTCGGTCTCTCTATCGCCGAGGCGCTGGCTCCGGGCGCGAACTTCATCATCGTCGGTATCGCACTGCTGGCGGCCGGACTGGTCGGACTGTTCCTCCCCGCACTGGCGAGTCCGCTCCTCCTCGGGGTTCTCGTTCTCCTCTTCGGCGCGCTCTCGTTCTACGTCTACCGGGAGTTCGACTTCTACGGCGGCAAGGGAACCGCACAGACGTCGGACTCGGACGCGCTGAAGGGAAAGACCGGACGCGTCACCGAGCGGGTGACGCCGTCGGCGGGCCAGATAAAGATCGCCGGCGGCGGCTTCAACCCCTACTACGCCGCCCGCTCGTACCACGGCGAGATTCCCGAGGGGGCCGAGGTGATGGTCGTCGACCCCGGCGGCGGCAACGTCGTGATGGTCGAGTCGTTCGAGGCCGTCGAGGACGAGATCGACCGCGAGCTGGCGAAGGGCCGACGCGAACGCGAACGGGCCGCCGACGAGGTCATCGAGCGCGAGCGCGAACACGAGGAGGAGACCGAACGGGCCTGA